ccaaaaAAACATCAAGAGGATCTTACAAAAAATAGTGGACAATCATAAGCAATGGCATGGGAAACTATCGTTTGCCCTACTTGGTTACAATAACACCATGAAGATATATACCTAGTCAATGCCTTACATGTTGGTACATGTTACAAAAATTGTAATACCCGCAAGGTCGAGATACCATCTTTCAGAATTATTCAGGAAGCCAAGATGGACGATGTACAATGGATACATGTCAGACAAGAACAACTTATGCTCATCGATCAAAAGAGAATGGATGCAGTTTGTCACGGTCAGTTGTACCAAAATAGGATGGCTAATGCATTTAACATTGAAAGTGAAACCTCAGTAGTTCACACTAAGGCAGCTAGTTTTAAAGAAGATATTCCTCCATCAAGAAAAAGCGAAAGGGAAGTTCGCGCCAAATTAGCAGGGTCCCAATGTGGTCCATCGAGCATTGTCAGGAGGAGCATTGATCTTAGTATAAATGGACGGCCTAGTAAGCACAAAGCCCATCAAttcagacgcaatcaagagatactacattTGTAGACCATAGAGTTAGCTTTCATTGTAAATGAACTAAGCTCGACCTGACTTCCCACGattggatacgtaggcaacccatatAACATCAGGTCCTACTTTTGTAATAGTAAACCTAAAACATCATTTCCATGTATTCGGAACTACGACACAACTTGATTTCCTTTGGTACGAATACGTAGACAATCCATATCAGATTCAAACATCTATTGTAATCGAACTATATTTTGACCTTATTCTATTTGGATATGGAGGTAGTCTGAGTCAAACTCGGTCATATTATTTGAAAATTCTATCATCTTGCATCTATTATAATCGAACTACGCTTGACATGATTTCGTTTTGGATACGTGGGCAGTCTAAGTCACACGCGGTCATATCATTTCAAAATTCTGTCATTTTGCATCTATTGTAATCAAACTATATTTTGACCTTATTTCATTTTGGATACATAGGCTGCCTGACCCAGGCTCAATCATTTCATTATTTCAATTACTCATACCCTTGAACTACGCTAAGACCAGATTCGATTTGGATATTTGGGCAGTCTGGAAAGGCTCAATCGTCACcttagaaaaagcctttgtaatGCATTGCCTTGATAAAGAAGTGATCGCATCAGCAAGGAAGTTATGTCGTCAGGGGAATATCCAAAAAAGCATCATCAGGCAAAGACATAAGAAATGATACTCGTATCAAGGAGACCATCAAACATGTCATAATCCGGAATGACGGCATTTTCCATATACATAAATGATTTTTCAAAATAACTTTTAAGAAAATTCTACTTTTTCCACCTGTCGAACCTCATGGCATAATTCACCAGATTCAAGTCAAAGCCAGGCTTACGATTAACACAAATCAACTCCCTCATCtactaagaatttttctttgagtgcAAGATTGGCAAGAATCAAAGGGTGTCATATAACATCAGAATCGGTTCCAGATCTGCTACAACTTCATGAGCTCTTAACTCTCCTTTATTGATTTATTTTAGTCTCATATAGCAAAGGAATAACTTTGACCTCTTTGTAGGTACCCCAGAGCCAAGAATCCAACACAACCAGATCATCGTTTGCTCCACCAATCGGAGTGACTTATACTTATCAAACCATCTGCTTCGCCAATTGGAGCACCTTGTACGTATCAAATCGTCTGCCCTGCCAATCGGAGCACATTGTGCATATCAAATCGACTACTTTATACAAATTGCATTGTCCACTCTGCCAATCAGAACACCTTGTATAGATTGCGACGTGGCTCTGCCAAGCGGAGATTCCAGATAGATTGCCACAAATTTAGTCACCAACTTTTCCAATCGAAGGATAGACCATTCAATTTTGTCACATGTTCCGCCGATCGATGGTCGTAATtagatatgcaatcaagaataTCTCTTGGGCATGTTCATCTTTTCTCCTATTTTACCTTCAATGTTTTGATGTTTAATTTGTGCATCTTACAAGCAATTTACACTCTTACGTGGTTCAAATTTAAATACTCCAATCGCGTGAAGATTCAAATTTAAAGTCAAGAACCCCCATCACGCagatattcaaattcaaagtaaaaaaCTCCCATCGTGCGTAGATTCAAATTCCAAGTTGGATATTTCCATCACGAAGAAATTCAAAGTCAAATACTCCCATCACATAGATATTCGACTACTCTGACAGCTTTGGAATTGTGCACACAAATGGACTACAAAGAATTTAAGATCCTTCTGTACTTGCATGCGTAAAGGAATTTTGTAAGAGGTTCACCAAGATCGAGTTCAAGCATGTCCCCAAAGTCCATAATTAGTTTCTGAATGCTTTTGAAACGTTGTCATCTATGATTCAACACCTAGACAAGAATTACATCGACCCCATCAAGGTAGAGATCTGGGACTAGCATGCATACTGCCTCCATATAGATGAAGAACCAGATGGCAAACCTTGGTACTATGACAACAAGAGATTTCTCAAAGCGAGAAAAGATCCCTAGAATGCCACTAACGATCAGAAGCGAGCATTGAGGAGACTAGAAAATCACTTTTTCCTCAATAAGGaagtcctgtataggaggaccccGGACTTGGATTTGTTAAGGTGTGTAGATGTTGTTGAAGAAACAAGGTTATAGGAATAAATACATGGAAGAATGTCCGGGCCTCACATGAGCAGTTTCACTTTATCTAGGAAGATTATAAGAGCCGTATACTTTTTGATGACCACAAAAAGGGACAGCATCCGCTATGTGTAGAAATGCACTAGTGTCAAATAATGGGGATTTCATTCGggttctgaaaataaattaaacataatGGGTTCTCCTTGATCATTCACTTCTTAAGGAATGGATGTAATTGGGCATATACAACTGGACGCATTGAATGGACATCATTTCATCTTGGTagtcattgattatttcaccaaatgggtcaaaaCATCCAAATACAAGACTGTTACAAAGAAGGTTGCGGAAGATTTCATTTGTAACAACATAGCCTACAAATTTGGGATTTTAGAGTCAATTATAATTGACAATTCaaccaatctcaatagtgatatCATGAgggaaattttcaagaagttcAAAATCGTCCATTGTAATTCCACAACATACATGCCACAGTTGAATGAAATGGTTGAAgtagccaacaaaaacatcaagacgATCTTACAAAAGATAGTGGATAATCACAGGCAATGGAACAAGCACTGTCATTTGCCCTACTTGGTTACAGCACAACCATGAGGACATCTATCGGGGCAAAGCCATACGTGCTGGTATATGGCACAAAAGTTGTAATACCTGCAGAGGTAGAGATGCCATCTTTAAGAATTATCCAGGAAGCCAAGTTGGATGACGTAGAATGGAGACGTGTCAGACAAGAACAACACATGTTCATCGATAAAAAGAGGATGGATGTAGTTTttcatggtcagctgtaccaaaATAAGATGACCAACGCATTCAACAGGAAAGTGAAACCTCGGCGGTTCACACCAGGGCAACTGGTGTCGAAGAATATATTTCCCTATCAAGAACGAGAAAAAGGGATGTTCACACCAAATTGGAAGGGTCCCTATGTAGTCCATATAACATTGTTAGGAGAAGCAGTAATCATAGCAGAAATGGGCGGAAAAGTAAGCACGAAGCCCATCAATTCAGACACAATCATGAGATACTACATTTGAAGACCACAGAGTTAGGTTTTTTATAATAGAACTACGCTCGACCTGACTTCCCATGGTGGGATATATAGGCAAACTACATTTGGTCCGGTCCtacttttgtaatagaaaaacaaaaatatcatTTCCATGTATTCGGAACTATGCCACGACTTGATTTTCTTTGGCAGGAatatgtaggcaatccacatTGATTCAATTATCTATTCTAGTTGAACTAGGTTTTGACCTGATTCTATTTGGATACATAGGCAGTCTAAGTCAGACTCGGACATATCATTTCAAAATTTTGTCATTTTATATCTATTGTAATCGAACTATATTTTGACCTGatttcatttggatatgtatGCAGTCTAAGTCAGACTCGATCATATCATTTCAAAATTCTGTCATTTTGCATTTATTTTAATCGAACTACATTTTGACCTGACTCTTGGGTATGTAGGATGCCTGAGCTAGGCTTTGTCATTTCATTATTTCATTTACTCGTACCCTCGAACTACACTCAGACCTGATTCTATTTGAACACGTAGGCAACCTAGAAAGGTTTGGTTGTTACCCTAGGAGAAGCCTTTGTAATGCATTGCCTAGGTTAGGAAGTGATTGCATCATCAAGGAAGTTATGTCATcaggggcatatccagaaaagcATCATCAGCAAGGCAATGCCATCTAAAATCGATACTCGCATCTAGGAGACCATCAAACATGTCATAATTCGGAATGATAGTGTTTTCCATATACATAAATGATTTTTCCAAATAACGTTTAAGAAAAGACTACTTCTTTCACTTGCTGAACCCCATGGCATAATGCACTAGATTCGAGGCAATGCTAGGCTTGCGATCAACATAAATAAATTCCCCTCCCCTACTATAAATATGTTTAGTGAATGATTGACAAGAATAAAAGGGCGTCATATAACATTAGAATTGATGCCAGACACACTACATTTCATGAGCTTTAACTCTCCTTTATTGATATATTTCAGCTTCAAATAGCTAAGGACTAACTTTGAACTCTTTGTAGGTACCCTACAACCAACACTCTGACACAACCATATCAGCTTCTACTCCGCCAATCGGAGCACCTTCTACATATCAAACTGTCTGCTCCACAAATCGGAGCACATTGTACATATCAAACCGTCTTCTTTGTACAAATCACATCGTCCGCGTTTCCAATTAGAGCACCTTGTATAGATTGCATCGTCTCTCTGCCAATCAGAGATTCCAGATAGATCATCCTAAATTTTGTCGCCAACTTCTCCTATTTTACTTTCAATTTTTTGCAATGaaccggccggtcattttaagaattaacgccctgatcccctattaactgtattctccgtatttatttctgctattgtgagttacCGGAAgtatttatttggagtttcagagagttctaggacacttagtccctaaatgagagtttaagttttagaattttgaccgtagttggagtAGTGTGatgacggcctcagaatggaattacATTGGTCCCGTTATCTCCGTTGcatgattttgggtttaggagcatgttcggattgtgttttggaggtctgtagcttatttaggcttgaaatgctgaaaattaaatttttaaagtttccggttcgatagtgaaattttgatatcggggtcagaatagaattctggaagttggagtaggtccattgtgtaatttgggacgtgtgtgcaaaatttcaggtcattcggacgaggtttgatagactttttgatcgaaaacggaatttggaagttttggaaacctttaggcttggattggagagtgatttgTGGGTTTagtattgttttgagtgtttcgaaggttggcacgagtttgaatagtggtataggacttgttcgtatttttggttgaggtcctgggggccttggGATGATTTCAGAAGGTTGTCGGAAGAATTGGGAGTGGCTTGAAGAAGCTGAAGTTGCTGatcttctatcataaccgcacctgcggttggggcCCACAGGTGCAGAGCCGCAAAAGCAGTGATAGCATTGCAGAAGCGGAAAGGAGGAGAGCcagcagggaccgcagaagcggcaccaCATCTGGGTaaaagtggtcgcaggtgcggaagctgggtTTTTAATGAATTGTCGCAGGTGCAACTTTAGttctgcagaagcgggaccgAAAGTGCGGTCCCAAAGCCACAGATGCGGTTTCACTAGTCAGAAAAGGGGCAgaatcgagggtttagtttcaaaacttTAGAAATTGATTTGGGCGCCCGAGATTGGCGATAttgagagggattttcacctggatattttgggtaagtaattcttactcgattttgattaattttcacgaatctatgcttaaattcatgcttattcgaatttggggtgaaagTTTGGAGAAAAATTGGGAAacgttcttaggcctaattttggggcTTTGATCTAGAATTTGATGTCGGGTTGGAATAATTTTGGTATAAATGAACtcatgagagtatgaggattttgaCTTTATAAATTTTACcctattccgagatgtgggcccaaggggcattttgggtatttttcctaatttcatgtATTagtttagaattaattagtggaatcagttacatgaacttatatttacattatgcaattgatttgaatagatttgggccatttggagtcgagtactcatggcaagaacgtggttttgggttgattatttgagccagtttgaggtaagtggcttgcctaaccttgtgtgggggaactccccttaggattgggtattgttgatatttgagatgccatgtacatgaggtgacgagtgcgtacttgtgctaattgttgaaaatcctgttttcattaagtaactataattgtgttccatttcctgtttatactacttaaAATTTtagcctactgttagcttagggaagcatgtctaattgacttacttgctttacttgctcaaactgccttatttggattatgtgcagcatgctagattagaaatacctattttactttggtatgaaatttgaattggATTAAGTATTCCTCGTGTTGctactgtgtatttacattgggactacgggatgttatcccgggagatccccctacatgtttactttgggactacggatttatattccgggagatccccctgcacatttatattggaactacgggactgcacccggtagattcccccaacactgtgtatttacatttgggactacggattggtatttcgggagatccccgcgcattaggagttggactacgggacggcacccaggagatccactggatatttatatttgggactacaggacggtatcctaggataTCCCTGGTTGTTtcctctgtgttgagctgtattcttCCTGTGATTACTTTGTctctgttgtagttgttgttgttcttactatcttgtgttacttcttactgtctgcacttaattatactatcttattctatactgttataccttgtttttcatctaaactcagtagggccctgactttcctcgtcactacccgaccgaggttaggcttagcacttactgagtaccgctgtggtgtactcatgccctttctgcgtatgttttttatgtgcagatccaggtacttcgactcagccctactacctttgaggcgaggcgattccatagagacttcgaggtatatctgtcacgTGCGTAGACCGatgagtccctttccattctcccttatagtattagcccttctatatttacttttgtttagacattctggagttagacacttgtagttattcaataGCTTGCGATTTCATgaaattttgggttttgggaaatgtagttTCAGTTTtagagttgtattgtatatgccaagCGACATCTTTAAACTTTCAGTATGTTTATTCCGCAGTTTTTAATTGTATTATCGGTTGTTTTCCCTTTTTCCGCAAATTATTAGGCTTacatagtcgtagagactagatgccatcacgataGTTTATGGAGGGCGAActggagtcgtgacaagttggtatcatagctctaggttcataggagtcatgaatcacaagccattttattagagtctcgtgaaTCTGTacggagacatccgtacttatctatgagaggctatataactattaggaaaattccactccatttgatttccttggcatgcgagattttgatatcacaattctaaacttctgtcttctattctctcacagatggtgaggacacgtgctaccagagatgatcaggaACCTGCGCTCCCTACTGGAGCCGTTAGAGGTCGAGGCCaggctagaggccgaggacgcgcacatggtgcagctagagcacccgtgCGAGCTACcaccgcatttgggtgtatctcgggattctttgagttaccctatttatgtttctactcctgtgggagattctcttattgtggactgtGTTTATCGGACAtgtgtggttgctcttagtggttttgagaccagagccgatttattattacttagcatggtagattttgatattatcttgggcatggactggttgtcgccccattatgctattcttgattatcacgccaaaaccgtgatgttggctatgccaagtgtaccacgagtagagtggaggggtaccttagatcatatgtccagtagagttatttcattccttaaggctcagcgtgtGGTTAAGAAAGGGtatgacgcgtatttagcttatgtgagagatatcagtattgatacccctatagttgattcagtcccagtagtatgagatttttctgatgtgtttccagctgaccttccgATAGAggtattgattttggcattgatctgttgtcggacactcaacccatttttattcctctgtatcgtatggcccctcctaagttgaagaagttgaaggatcagttacaagaattgcttgatgagggttttattcggcccagtgtatcatcttggggtgctcctatcttgtttgtgaagaagaggaaggatggttctatgcgtatgtgcattgattattgccagttgaattgggttacagtgaagaaccgttatcctttgcctcgtattgatgatttgtttgaccaactttagggtgcacgggtattttctaagattgacttgcgctcaggttaccatcaattgaagattcgggagccagatatttcgaagactactttcaggactcggtatagtcaatgcgagtttcttgttatgtcatttgggctgaccaatgccccagcagccttcatgcatttgatgcacagtgtgttccggccatatcttgattcgttcatcattatctttattgatgatattctcgTGTATTCCctggagtcaggaagatcatgagcagcacctgaggatagtgctttagactttgagagaaaagaagttatatgcaaagttctcaaaatatgagttttggttggattccgtggcattcttgggccacgtggttTCGAGTgggggtattcaggtggatccaaagaaagtggaagcagtgtagatttggcccagaccatccttagctacagagatccgtagttttcttggcttggcaggttattactgtcggttttgttaaggggttttcatccattgcagccctatgactaggctgacctagaagggtgctccgttccaatggacggaagagtgtgaggcgagcttttagaagctcaagacaactttgactacaaccctagtttGATATTGCCtgcaggttcggggtcttatactgtctattgtgatgccttgaggattggccttggagcagtattgatgcaggacggtagggtgattacctacgcgtctagacagttgaaggtacatgagaagaattattatGTCCATGATCTCCAGTTTGTTGCTAtcgttcacgccttgaagatctggcatcattatttatacggtgtgccttgtgagagttatactgatcaccggagtttgcagcatctattcaagtagaaggatcttaatttgcgttagatgaggtagttagagctactcaaggactatgatatcactattttgcatcacccaggcaaggccaatgtggtggttgatacTTTGAGTCGCCAGGTagagagtttagggagtttggCCTATTTGCCAGTGGCAGAGACGCATATAGAGATGGATATTTAGGCCTTAGCCcgtcagtttgtgaggttggactttttggagcccagtcgggtccttgcttgtgtggtttttta
Above is a window of Nicotiana tabacum cultivar K326 chromosome 8, ASM71507v2, whole genome shotgun sequence DNA encoding:
- the LOC142163287 gene encoding uncharacterized protein LOC142163287; this translates as MEQALSFALLGYSTTMRTSIGAKPYVLVYGTKVVIPAEVEMPSLRIIQEAKLDDVEWRRVRQEQHMFIDKKRMDVVFHGQLYQNKMTNAFNRKVKPRRFTPGQLVSKNIFPYQEREKGMFTPNWKGPYVVHITLLGEAVIIAEMGGKVSTKPINSDTIMRYYI